The following coding sequences lie in one Meles meles chromosome X, mMelMel3.1 paternal haplotype, whole genome shotgun sequence genomic window:
- the LOC123935110 gene encoding diphosphoinositol polyphosphate phosphohydrolase 3-alpha isoform X1, protein MKCKPNQTRTYDPEGFKKRAACLCFRSELEDEVLLVSSSRYPDRWIVPGGGMEPEEEPGGAAVREVYEEAGVKGKLGRLLGIFEQNQDPKHRTYVYVLTVTEILEDWEDSVSIGRKREWFKIEDAIKVLQCHKPVHAEYLEKLKLGGSPTNGNSVAGSLPQSDP, encoded by the exons ATGAAGTGTAAGCCGAACCAGACGCGCACCTACGACCCGGAGGGGTTCAAGAAGCGGGCGGCGTGCCTTTGCTTCCGGAGCGAGCTCGAGGACGAGGTGCTGTTAGTGAGTAGCAGTCGGTACCCGGACCGCTGGATCGTgccgggcgggggcatggagcccGAGGAGGAGCCGGGCGGTGCGGCAGTCCGAGAGGTGTACGAAGAGGCGGGAGTCAAGGGGAAGTTAGGCCGGCTCCTGGGCATTTTCGAACAGAACCAAGACCCTAAGCACAGAACGTACGTGTACGTACTGACTGTCACTGAGATTCTGGAGGATTGGGAAGATTCGGTTAGCATTGGGAGGAAGCGAGAGTGGTTCAAAATCGAAGATGCGATCAAGGTTCTCCAGTGCCACAAGCCCGTGCATGCCGAATATCTGGAAAAACTAAAGCTGGGCGGCTCCCCGACCAATGGAAACTCCGTGGCCGGGTCCCTGCCACAGAGCGATCCCTA a
- the LOC123935110 gene encoding diphosphoinositol polyphosphate phosphohydrolase 3-alpha isoform X2, with product MKCKPNQTRTYDPEGFKKRAACLCFRSELEDEVLLVSSSRYPDRWIVPGGGMEPEEEPGGAAVREVYEEAGVKGKLGRLLGIFEQNQDPKHRTYVYVLTVTEILEDWEDSVSIGRKREWFKIEDAIKVLQCHKPVHAEYLEKLKLGGSPTNGNSVAGSLPQSDP from the coding sequence ATGAAGTGTAAGCCGAACCAGACGCGCACCTACGACCCGGAGGGGTTCAAGAAGCGGGCGGCGTGCCTTTGCTTCCGGAGCGAGCTCGAGGACGAGGTGCTGTTAGTGAGTAGCAGTCGGTACCCGGACCGCTGGATCGTgccgggcgggggcatggagcccGAGGAGGAGCCGGGCGGTGCGGCAGTCCGAGAGGTGTACGAAGAGGCGGGAGTCAAGGGGAAGTTAGGCCGGCTCCTGGGCATTTTCGAACAGAACCAAGACCCTAAGCACAGAACGTACGTGTACGTACTGACTGTCACTGAGATTCTGGAGGATTGGGAAGATTCGGTTAGCATTGGGAGGAAGCGAGAGTGGTTCAAAATCGAAGATGCGATCAAGGTTCTCCAGTGCCACAAGCCCGTGCATGCCGAATATCTGGAAAAACTAAAGCTGGGCGGCTCCCCGACCAATGGAAACTCCGTGGCCGGGTCCCTGCCACAGAGCGATCCCTAG